In Anaerolineales bacterium, the following proteins share a genomic window:
- a CDS encoding WD40 repeat domain-containing protein, whose protein sequence is MFKRILLILLVTVILSACGAAQPTITPSHTPHPTSTYTPSPTATNTSTPTLTPTPTPLPLAGPVTDNAMTRLGKGWVNDLEFSPNGEILSVATSIGIYLYQVDTMALLTFLPSDALVTTTAFIDDKTMITGESDGSTIVWDIEDEPRILQTLQRADPVVELGVTDDNTILIVEFSSVGSPISINIISWDRVNPETVHRVSSEIGAGQFEYSPSKNTLLIGVFNRLPGKIIAVDAKRMKAVAVLTGYQSLALSQNGDLLAVNQSQGGANYPLLLLDITTQKEVATLENGGRPLAFTSDGKMLVSSSAEGLKFWNVDTLELVSTIGDARAQTAVFSPDGSLLASISRDGELALREISSGETRFSIQGFTSLGKIVFQDDYMASTYGYEPMSVSDVAAGGGGFYSSDSRTIFFRDKSNGEVIRSIELSEEEKDQFDALASITFSPDGKILASTWDNWSTGDGSILFLNPETGERLKTFSGSGPIAFSSDASLLATAGKENRLVVWDAESGEQLELSLGLVPEEFGEPYQKSLLFSPDDSMIVVLSSQVIFRDLTTGKQVKVLESGLDPYLSFYDRGGSGALGAFSPDGTILASTWLIPTNNDRITDSKGVIILWNVLTGEKITVLDGHLNPTETEFADTNSITALAFSPDGNLLASGAKDNTIVIWNVQDGSQLKVLEGHTGAINSLSFSSDGKLLYSNAMDGTVIIWNLEKLLP, encoded by the coding sequence ATGTTCAAACGCATTCTTCTTATTTTGCTTGTAACTGTGATTCTTAGCGCGTGCGGGGCGGCACAACCAACAATAACGCCCTCCCACACGCCACATCCCACATCAACGTATACGCCCAGCCCCACAGCAACAAACACATCCACGCCAACACTGACGCCTACACCTACGCCCTTGCCTCTGGCTGGACCAGTTACAGATAACGCGATGACGCGTTTAGGCAAAGGCTGGGTCAATGATTTGGAATTTTCTCCGAACGGGGAGATATTGTCAGTGGCAACGAGCATTGGGATATACCTTTATCAGGTTGATACAATGGCACTATTGACCTTTTTACCCAGTGATGCACTAGTAACGACCACAGCCTTCATTGACGATAAGACGATGATAACGGGCGAGAGCGATGGCTCAACTATTGTTTGGGATATTGAAGACGAGCCAAGAATTCTACAGACCCTTCAACGTGCTGATCCAGTTGTAGAGTTGGGCGTAACCGATGACAACACAATCCTCATAGTAGAATTTAGTTCTGTTGGATCTCCTATTTCTATAAACATAATCAGTTGGGATAGAGTTAACCCAGAAACTGTACACCGGGTTTCGTCTGAGATTGGCGCCGGACAATTCGAATACTCTCCCTCAAAAAACACTTTATTAATCGGCGTGTTTAATAGGCTGCCAGGAAAAATTATTGCTGTTGATGCAAAGAGAATGAAAGCAGTCGCCGTGTTAACCGGCTATCAGTCGCTTGCGTTATCACAAAACGGCGATCTTTTGGCGGTAAACCAATCGCAGGGTGGAGCCAACTATCCACTGTTGCTTTTAGACATAACAACTCAGAAAGAGGTGGCCACATTAGAAAATGGAGGCCGTCCTTTGGCGTTTACGTCAGATGGAAAAATGCTGGTGTCCTCCTCTGCTGAAGGCTTGAAGTTTTGGAATGTTGACACACTCGAATTGGTGAGCACTATAGGCGACGCGCGAGCGCAAACTGCCGTTTTTTCACCGGATGGGTCCCTTCTCGCTTCCATATCCAGAGATGGGGAGTTGGCATTAAGAGAAATAAGTAGCGGAGAAACAAGATTTTCAATTCAAGGTTTTACTTCTTTAGGAAAAATCGTATTTCAAGACGACTATATGGCGTCAACGTACGGATATGAGCCTATGAGTGTTTCAGATGTAGCCGCGGGCGGCGGAGGCTTTTATTCATCGGACAGCAGAACCATTTTCTTTAGAGACAAGTCAAACGGAGAGGTCATTCGTTCAATAGAATTGTCCGAAGAAGAAAAAGATCAGTTTGACGCATTAGCATCCATTACATTCTCGCCCGACGGGAAAATATTAGCGTCAACATGGGATAATTGGAGCACCGGTGACGGTTCTATTCTTTTCTTGAACCCAGAGACAGGCGAACGGTTGAAAACTTTCAGCGGTTCTGGGCCCATTGCCTTCTCATCGGATGCTTCCCTCCTGGCGACCGCTGGGAAGGAAAATAGACTTGTAGTCTGGGACGCTGAATCCGGAGAACAATTAGAGTTAAGTTTAGGTCTCGTTCCTGAAGAATTCGGCGAACCGTATCAAAAAAGCCTACTTTTTTCGCCGGACGATTCAATGATCGTGGTTCTTTCTTCTCAAGTGATTTTTCGCGATTTGACAACCGGCAAACAAGTGAAAGTCCTCGAAAGCGGATTAGATCCGTATCTGAGTTTCTATGATCGGGGCGGTTCAGGAGCTCTCGGGGCATTCTCGCCCGATGGAACGATACTTGCATCTACCTGGCTGATTCCGACTAACAACGACAGAATCACAGACTCAAAGGGTGTCATCATCTTGTGGAACGTCCTCACTGGAGAAAAAATTACAGTATTAGACGGGCATCTCAATCCAACAGAAACAGAGTTTGCAGATACAAACTCAATCACTGCGTTAGCATTCTCCCCTGATGGAAACCTTCTAGCATCAGGCGCTAAAGACAACACGATTGTCATTTGGAACGTGCAAGATGGAAGTCAACTAAAGGTTTTAGAAGGACATACAGGAGCGATAAACAGTCTCTCGTTTTCCTCTGACGGCAAACTTCTATATTCAAATGCTATGGATGGCACTGTGATTATTTGGAATTTGGAGAAACTCTTACCCTAG
- a CDS encoding adenylate/guanylate cyclase domain-containing protein — protein sequence MTTSYASLYPRAGKLRFPPEIEKQFLEEYRVGTRSTIRFALALGAALYALFGILDIYAVPLSKETVWAIRFGIVVPVFVLIFASTYFKSFQAYIQPLTCAAASIAGLGIVAMIAVTREVEFGNRFYVTGLLLVSMWTYGLSRLLFRYALIANLIIAVGYEINSIWVKELLETETGTLIFIIYNFFFLGANVLGAFTSFYLERFSRREFLQKYDMRFQRDQVDSLLHNVIPGWVADKLKQGNKTIAEEIESASVLFVDIVNFTPISAKFGPHEVVQMLDDVFSLFDELVEKHKVEKIQVAGDGYMAAAGVPKPRPDHAQALARLALDMLKQVHEGNFLNGKHPIEIRIGLNSGSLIAGVIGRRKVFAVWGDMVNTASRMESHGVKNRIQITRAAYELLKDDFECEYVGEIQVKGKGTMEAWHLLGEKEKR from the coding sequence ATGACCACATCCTACGCCTCGCTTTATCCTCGCGCAGGTAAACTGCGTTTTCCTCCAGAGATCGAAAAACAATTTCTGGAAGAATATCGCGTCGGCACGCGTTCCACCATACGCTTTGCGTTGGCGTTGGGAGCGGCGCTGTACGCGCTGTTCGGCATTCTAGATATCTACGCCGTCCCCCTGTCAAAGGAAACGGTTTGGGCAATTCGCTTCGGGATTGTAGTCCCGGTGTTCGTGTTGATCTTCGCCTCCACGTATTTCAAGAGTTTCCAAGCGTACATCCAACCGTTGACGTGCGCCGCCGCGTCCATCGCGGGATTGGGTATCGTCGCCATGATCGCGGTGACGCGCGAAGTGGAATTCGGCAACCGCTTCTATGTGACGGGCTTACTGCTCGTCTCCATGTGGACGTACGGGCTCTCGCGTCTGCTCTTCCGTTACGCGTTGATCGCCAACCTGATCATCGCGGTGGGCTATGAGATTAACAGCATTTGGGTCAAAGAATTGTTAGAAACTGAGACGGGCACGCTGATCTTCATCATCTATAACTTTTTCTTTCTCGGCGCGAACGTCCTAGGCGCGTTCACGAGTTTTTACCTCGAGCGGTTCAGTCGCCGTGAGTTTCTGCAAAAATACGACATGCGCTTCCAACGCGACCAGGTGGATTCCCTGCTCCACAATGTGATTCCCGGCTGGGTTGCCGACAAACTCAAACAGGGCAACAAAACCATCGCTGAGGAAATCGAATCGGCAAGCGTGCTCTTCGTAGACATCGTCAACTTCACGCCGATCTCAGCCAAGTTCGGTCCGCATGAGGTGGTACAAATGCTCGACGATGTGTTCTCGCTCTTCGATGAACTCGTGGAAAAACACAAGGTGGAGAAAATTCAAGTGGCAGGAGACGGCTACATGGCTGCGGCAGGCGTCCCGAAGCCCAGACCCGATCACGCGCAAGCGTTGGCGCGTCTCGCGCTGGATATGTTGAAGCAGGTCCACGAGGGGAATTTCCTCAACGGCAAACATCCCATTGAGATTCGCATCGGGTTGAACTCTGGCTCGCTCATCGCGGGCGTGATCGGTCGGCGGAAAGTGTTCGCCGTTTGGGGCGACATGGTCAACACCGCCAGTCGCATGGAAAGTCACGGAGTCAAGAACCGCATCCAAATCACGCGCGCCGCGTATGAATTGCTGAAAGACGATTTCGAGTGCGAATATGTCGGTGAGATTCAAGTCAAAGGCAAAGGGACGATGGAAGCCTGGCATCTGCTTGGCGAAAAGGAGAAACGATAA
- the holB gene encoding DNA polymerase III subunit delta' yields the protein MPSNRNVVGHHWAVDMLQKHIVRGTTRHAYLFAGPPGVGRRTLALRFAQALNCASPLEAGVPCGTCRDCKQIESARHADLTVVESESEGGILKVDQIREARKTLTLKPFQSSYRVALFLRFHEANDSAANALLKTLEEAPSYAVLILTADNPEQLLPTIVSRCEVLRLRPLPIDVVQKELETRGLETGRAKLIAHISGGRMGYALRLTEDDTLLAQRDERLNDLLSLLPASRVEKFSYADKLAKDKDAMRQTITFWLSYWRDVMLRAVHTETPLVNVDRNVEIEDIASRLDLSASRRVVSRLEAALEKMDRNVNPRMLAEVMLMDLPKV from the coding sequence ATGCCTAGCAATCGGAATGTAGTTGGTCACCACTGGGCGGTGGACATGTTGCAGAAGCACATCGTCCGCGGGACGACGCGGCACGCGTATCTCTTCGCGGGACCGCCGGGTGTGGGTCGCCGCACGCTGGCGCTGCGATTTGCTCAGGCGTTGAACTGCGCGTCACCGCTTGAGGCAGGCGTCCCTTGCGGAACGTGCCGTGACTGCAAGCAGATTGAATCCGCGAGGCACGCGGACCTGACCGTGGTCGAATCCGAATCCGAGGGCGGCATCCTGAAAGTGGATCAGATCCGCGAGGCGCGCAAAACGCTCACGCTCAAACCGTTCCAATCGAGTTATCGCGTCGCGCTGTTTTTGCGTTTTCACGAAGCCAATGACAGCGCCGCCAACGCGTTGCTGAAAACGCTCGAAGAAGCGCCGTCGTATGCGGTGTTAATCCTCACCGCCGACAACCCCGAACAATTATTGCCCACCATCGTTTCGCGGTGTGAAGTCTTACGATTACGTCCTCTGCCCATAGATGTTGTTCAGAAAGAACTGGAGACTAGAGGACTGGAGACTGGGCGCGCAAAATTGATCGCGCACATTTCAGGCGGACGCATGGGATACGCGCTTCGGCTGACCGAAGATGACACCCTGCTCGCTCAGCGCGACGAACGACTAAACGATCTTCTCTCCCTTTTGCCTGCCTCGCGCGTGGAAAAATTTTCCTACGCCGACAAGCTCGCCAAAGACAAAGACGCGATGCGGCAGACGATCACGTTCTGGCTGTCCTATTGGCGCGACGTGATGTTGCGCGCCGTGCACACTGAGACTCCGCTGGTGAATGTAGACCGAAATGTCGAGATCGAAGACATCGCCTCGCGCCTGGATCTTTCCGCCTCACGCCGCGTGGTCAGCAGGCTTGAAGCCGCCCTCGAAAAAATGGACCGCAACGTAAACCCGCGCATGTTGGCTGAAGTCATGTTGATGGATTTGCCGAAGGTGTAA
- a CDS encoding DUF2277 domain-containing protein, whose protein sequence is MCRSIKTLRSEIPATEEEIRAAALQFVRKVSGYRKPSKVNEAAFEKAVDEVTEATRSLLKGLATKSQAIVSVKN, encoded by the coding sequence ATGTGCCGAAGCATCAAAACCTTACGCAGTGAAATCCCCGCCACCGAGGAGGAAATCCGCGCGGCGGCGTTGCAATTTGTGAGGAAGGTCAGCGGCTATCGCAAGCCGTCGAAGGTCAATGAAGCGGCGTTCGAGAAAGCGGTAGATGAGGTGACCGAGGCGACGCGAAGTTTATTGAAGGGGCTCGCCACGAAAAGCCAAGCAATTGTTTCAGTGAAAAATTAA
- the rsgA gene encoding ribosome small subunit-dependent GTPase A encodes METRGLIVKTQSGFFTVKTTEGSIVCQLRGKLKQGKATGDIAALGDRVQITILPDGSGVIEEVEKRKRAITRLDPRPQGEYQQILLANADQAVFVFACAHPNPKLKMLDRFLVIAEKQKIPAVIIANKIDLVDDAKSIFGLYESIGYRVIYTSATSGEGLEELKAALSQKISAFAGPSGVGKSSLLNAMQPDLGLAVNDVSTAINKGKHTTVTRELFALDGGGYVADTPGWKSLALWDTTPEEMDAYFPELRGLVQHCQFSDCTHVHEPGCAVTKAVEEGKIHADRYESYLRLRAGKD; translated from the coding sequence TTGGAGACGCGCGGACTCATCGTCAAAACCCAATCTGGTTTCTTCACGGTGAAGACCACTGAAGGTTCGATCGTCTGTCAACTGCGCGGGAAGTTGAAACAGGGAAAAGCGACTGGCGATATCGCGGCGCTGGGCGACAGAGTTCAAATCACAATTCTGCCGGACGGAAGTGGGGTGATCGAGGAAGTCGAGAAGCGCAAACGAGCCATCACACGGCTCGACCCGCGTCCGCAAGGCGAATATCAACAAATCTTGCTGGCAAACGCCGATCAGGCGGTGTTCGTGTTTGCCTGCGCGCACCCAAATCCCAAATTGAAAATGCTGGATCGGTTCTTGGTCATTGCGGAAAAGCAAAAAATTCCAGCCGTCATCATTGCAAACAAAATTGACCTCGTGGACGATGCAAAAAGCATTTTTGGATTGTATGAATCCATCGGTTATCGCGTCATTTACACATCTGCAACATCAGGCGAGGGTCTCGAAGAATTAAAAGCCGCGCTCTCACAAAAAATCAGCGCCTTCGCGGGACCCAGCGGCGTAGGTAAATCGAGTCTCTTGAACGCGATGCAACCTGACTTGGGACTTGCCGTGAACGACGTGAGTACGGCGATCAACAAGGGCAAACACACGACCGTGACGCGCGAACTGTTCGCGCTTGATGGCGGCGGATACGTCGCCGATACGCCGGGCTGGAAGTCGCTGGCGTTGTGGGATACGACTCCCGAAGAAATGGACGCGTACTTCCCCGAACTGCGAGGGCTTGTGCAACACTGTCAATTCAGCGATTGCACACACGTCCACGAACCGGGTTGCGCGGTGACGAAGGCGGTGGAGGAGGGTAAAATTCATGCTGACAGATATGAATCCTATTTACGACTTCGTGCAGGTAAAGATTGA